A section of the Rhodobacteraceae bacterium M382 genome encodes:
- a CDS encoding diguanylate cyclase, with the protein MQGTILIIDGVATNRIMLKVQLTAAYYHVVQAERLEGLGATIQRTRPDLILSAMSLPDGKVTDIKAMLARSDGFAGVPIIAVTEQNDRQNRLAALSAGIDDVLSYPLDDVILQARIRSLIRNRTNTAEITHQSNSTPAMGFAESMEPFAPAQSTISVALVAQNAATAALWRARLKPEVPYQLRTHQLNDIQALMTDPVPDAVILELDQSAESAGLRLLADLRARAATRQTVVIAVPNPASPKLAAEALDRGAHDAMQTGFCVDELALRLRTQLRLKAQSDRVRDQVRSGLRAAVLDPMTGLYNRRYALPYLARLSQHAELHNQSFAVILADLDHFKSINDRYGHPAGDAVLVETAKRLRSVLRPGDLAARVGGEEFLIVMPGTTANELQKTASELCRVVNHSPFQVAKVDHPVPVTISIGGTLGPSLSDTGRNQVEQLIGKADQALYAAKHAGRNRVTLSPQAA; encoded by the coding sequence GTGCAGGGCACCATTTTGATCATAGATGGCGTGGCCACCAATCGGATCATGCTCAAGGTTCAGCTCACTGCTGCGTACTATCATGTGGTACAGGCTGAACGGCTGGAAGGGTTGGGTGCGACCATCCAACGAACCCGCCCCGACCTGATCCTGTCGGCCATGTCCCTGCCCGATGGCAAAGTCACAGATATCAAGGCCATGCTGGCCCGCAGCGATGGATTTGCAGGCGTACCCATAATTGCTGTTACGGAACAGAATGACCGCCAAAACCGGCTGGCCGCGCTGTCGGCTGGAATTGACGACGTGCTGAGTTACCCGTTGGATGATGTTATTCTTCAGGCTCGGATCCGCAGCCTGATCCGCAATCGCACCAACACCGCTGAGATCACCCACCAAAGCAACAGCACGCCTGCGATGGGCTTCGCTGAAAGCATGGAGCCCTTTGCTCCGGCGCAATCGACAATTTCAGTTGCACTTGTGGCGCAGAACGCCGCCACTGCCGCGCTGTGGCGCGCCCGGCTGAAACCCGAGGTGCCGTACCAACTGCGCACCCATCAACTGAACGACATCCAGGCGCTGATGACAGATCCGGTGCCGGATGCGGTCATTCTGGAGCTGGACCAAAGCGCCGAAAGCGCCGGACTGCGACTGCTCGCCGATTTGCGCGCCCGCGCTGCCACGCGCCAGACGGTTGTCATTGCCGTGCCCAACCCGGCCAGCCCGAAACTGGCGGCCGAAGCGCTGGACCGGGGGGCCCATGACGCAATGCAGACCGGGTTCTGTGTCGACGAGCTGGCGCTGCGATTACGAACCCAACTGCGCCTCAAGGCACAAAGCGACAGGGTCCGCGACCAGGTGCGCAGCGGATTACGCGCGGCGGTTCTGGACCCGATGACCGGGTTATACAATCGCCGCTATGCCCTGCCCTATCTGGCCCGGTTGTCACAGCATGCAGAGCTGCATAACCAGAGTTTTGCGGTGATCCTCGCAGATCTGGATCATTTCAAATCGATCAACGACCGCTACGGCCACCCGGCCGGGGATGCGGTTCTGGTCGAAACCGCCAAACGATTGCGGTCGGTTCTGCGTCCGGGTGATCTGGCTGCAAGGGTCGGCGGCGAGGAATTCCTGATCGTCATGCCCGGGACAACGGCCAACGAATTGCAGAAAACTGCCAGTGAACTGTGCCGGGTCGTAAACCACAGCCCGTTTCAGGTCGCCAAAGTCGACCACCCTGTCCCCGTCACCATCAGCATCGGTGGCACCTTGGGACCGTCACTTTCAGACACCGGCCGCAACCAGGTTGAACAGTTGATTGGCAAGGCTGATCAGGCGCTATATGCGGCCAAACATGCCGGGCGCAATCGGGTGACCCTGTCGCCCCAAGCCGCGTGA
- a CDS encoding DUF3572 domain-containing protein, with translation MNADTAETLALQALTWLVGNDELLPVFLGATGADAKDLRARADQPEFLSSVLDFLMMDDAWVMAFCDAHGVAYEMPMRARMSLPGGAQVHWT, from the coding sequence GTGAACGCCGATACTGCCGAAACACTTGCCCTGCAGGCGCTGACCTGGCTGGTGGGTAATGATGAACTTCTGCCCGTGTTTCTGGGGGCCACCGGAGCGGACGCCAAGGATCTGCGTGCCCGGGCGGATCAACCGGAATTTCTGAGCTCTGTGCTGGACTTCCTGATGATGGATGATGCCTGGGTCATGGCGTTTTGCGACGCCCATGGTGTCGCTTACGAGATGCCAATGCGGGCGCGGATGTCGCTGCCGGGTGGTGCACAGGTGCATTGGACCTGA
- a CDS encoding HAD family hydrolase encodes MPVDAILFDKDGTLFDFAATWNGWTGQMIRDLSDGDEDLIQALADVVSYDLETGSIRPDSIVIAASNAVISKALAEPLPGKTAEEIADYLAHSAATAPLVPATDLAQMCKALTDHGVTLGVMTNDAEHSARAHLTSAGILEQFAFVAGYDSGHGAKPDPDPLLAFCKAVGVDPARAAMVGDSEHDLVAGRAAGMRTLAVLTGMAGADELSPHADAVLPDVGHIPAWLTQ; translated from the coding sequence ATGCCCGTTGACGCCATTCTCTTTGACAAGGACGGAACCCTGTTCGATTTCGCGGCTACGTGGAACGGTTGGACAGGTCAGATGATTCGCGACCTGTCCGACGGAGACGAAGATCTGATCCAGGCCCTGGCAGATGTTGTCAGCTATGATCTGGAAACCGGCAGCATCCGTCCCGACAGCATTGTCATCGCCGCTTCGAACGCAGTGATTTCAAAGGCATTGGCCGAACCGCTGCCCGGAAAAACAGCCGAGGAAATCGCCGATTATCTGGCCCACAGTGCAGCAACTGCGCCGCTGGTGCCTGCCACGGACCTTGCACAGATGTGCAAGGCGTTGACAGATCACGGTGTGACGCTGGGTGTGATGACCAATGACGCAGAACATTCGGCCCGCGCGCATCTGACGTCGGCGGGAATTCTGGAACAATTTGCCTTTGTCGCCGGGTATGATAGCGGGCATGGCGCAAAGCCGGACCCTGATCCCCTGCTTGCATTTTGCAAAGCCGTCGGCGTGGATCCTGCCCGCGCCGCCATGGTCGGCGACAGCGAACATGATCTTGTTGCAGGTCGCGCCGCTGGTATGCGCACCCTTGCGGTGCTGACAGGGATGGCTGGCGCGGATGAACTGAGCCCACATGCCGATGCGGTGCTGCCCGATGTGGGCCATATCCCGGCCTGGCTGACCCAGTAA
- a CDS encoding trimethylamine methyltransferase family protein: MADSAGRKRRGGGRAGASARRGTSVIEQMPWSIPINRDNPVEPMPPEGVEAIHEGAMRILEEIGVVFLNPEALAIFKQAGCKVDGELVRFDRDFIMEMIAKAPSEFTITPRNPDRTIPIGGNHMLFGNVSSPPNYWDMEIGRKVPGNREMCQNLLKLTQYFNCIHFAGGYPVEPVDIHASVRHLDVLFDKLTITDKAMHAYSLGKERVEDVMEMVRIAGGLSHEEFDAKPHMYTNINSTSPLKHDYPMIDGCLRLARRGQAIVVSPFTLAGAMAPVTMAGAVAQSIAESLCAIALFQYVAPGTPCVIGTFTSNVDMKTGAPAFGTPEYMRSTQMTGQMARFYNLPMRSSGVCAANVPDGQAMWETSNSLWAAVQSGTHMVYHAAGWLEGGLIASPEKFIMDCEILQQIQRYNQPEIWRTDTDDIAFDAIQEVGNEGHFFGIQHTQDRYSTAFYQPFLSDWKNYEGWEAAGAVWTPERAHHMFKDIIANFEEPPMEVAIRDELADFVARRKSEGGAPTDF, from the coding sequence ATGGCAGATTCGGCGGGACGCAAACGGCGCGGTGGCGGTCGGGCAGGGGCATCGGCACGGCGCGGAACCTCGGTGATTGAACAAATGCCCTGGTCGATCCCGATCAACAGGGACAATCCGGTCGAACCCATGCCGCCCGAAGGGGTTGAAGCCATCCACGAGGGCGCCATGCGGATCCTCGAAGAGATCGGTGTGGTGTTCCTGAACCCCGAAGCGCTGGCGATCTTCAAACAGGCTGGCTGCAAGGTCGATGGTGAACTGGTCCGTTTTGATCGCGATTTCATCATGGAGATGATCGCCAAGGCCCCCAGCGAATTCACCATCACCCCGCGCAACCCGGATCGGACCATTCCCATCGGTGGCAACCACATGCTGTTTGGCAATGTCTCATCGCCGCCAAACTATTGGGACATGGAAATCGGCCGCAAGGTGCCCGGCAATCGAGAGATGTGCCAGAACCTTCTCAAACTGACCCAGTATTTCAACTGCATCCACTTTGCCGGTGGCTATCCGGTGGAACCGGTGGATATTCATGCGTCGGTGCGTCACCTGGATGTGCTGTTTGACAAGCTGACTATCACCGACAAGGCCATGCACGCCTATAGCCTGGGCAAGGAGCGGGTCGAGGACGTGATGGAGATGGTGCGTATCGCGGGTGGACTCAGCCACGAAGAATTCGACGCAAAACCGCATATGTACACCAACATCAACTCGACCTCGCCGTTGAAACACGACTACCCGATGATCGACGGGTGTCTGCGGCTGGCGCGGCGTGGCCAGGCCATCGTTGTATCGCCCTTTACCCTGGCGGGTGCCATGGCACCGGTAACCATGGCCGGAGCGGTTGCACAGTCGATTGCCGAAAGCCTCTGTGCCATTGCGCTGTTCCAATATGTGGCCCCCGGAACACCCTGTGTCATCGGCACATTCACCTCGAATGTGGACATGAAGACCGGCGCGCCCGCCTTTGGTACACCGGAATACATGCGTTCGACCCAGATGACCGGCCAGATGGCGCGGTTTTACAACCTGCCAATGCGGTCTTCCGGTGTTTGCGCGGCCAATGTGCCGGACGGTCAGGCCATGTGGGAAACCTCGAATTCGCTCTGGGCGGCCGTGCAATCGGGCACCCATATGGTCTATCACGCGGCTGGCTGGCTCGAGGGCGGGCTGATCGCCAGCCCCGAAAAATTCATCATGGACTGCGAAATCCTGCAACAGATCCAGCGCTACAACCAGCCCGAGATCTGGCGCACTGACACCGATGACATTGCCTTTGATGCGATCCAAGAGGTCGGCAACGAAGGCCACTTCTTTGGCATTCAGCACACCCAGGACCGTTACTCCACTGCCTTTTACCAACCCTTCCTCAGCGATTGGAAAAACTACGAAGGCTGGGAAGCCGCCGGTGCGGTATGGACCCCGGAACGGGCCCATCACATGTTCAAGGACATCATTGCCAACTTTGAAGAGCCCCCGATGGAGGTCGCTATCCGCGATGAGCTTGCCGACTTTGTGGCGCGGCGCAAATCCGAAGGCGGTGCCCCGACCGATTTCTAA
- a CDS encoding DUF4153 domain-containing protein, whose amino-acid sequence MPASVPAPSSASLMKDRLLFSVLGSGLALALWGLGENWNHSAWPRGAFLAAFTFVSVYAAVVLALIGPVSMGRALIGAGLIAVPATVLVSLGGQRYVDPMQLLDRAPALTVTVLLVYLATPFLSVILRNRSAWRDYALLFDTAWSFSTRYLLAWILVSVFWLLVFLSDALMNLIGIDLIERLLDSEWVVFGLSGGVLGLGLAVVYELRQTLSPFVVLRMFRMLVPFVLVIVALFLAALPFRGLSQLFGAVSSAGTLMSVCISAICLISIAVDRDDDARVSSAGLNLATRGLAILLPGLAGLAIWAIAIRVAQYGWTPDRVLAAVFSIVLGLYGAGYAGASLINRRWTGLIRGWNVIMAFGVMTVSAAWLTPVLDANRISTNSQITRFSAGELTTQQLALWAMQHDWGTAGQAGLARLEALVDHPEHAQLVQSIEVVQTQPDKYRFEQTLIDQRAPEELAQLVAAMPVRPENSPLSVADLSGLPEFRRTQWLTACTQIRPEGTPGCVMIRGQFLPGSEEQAMVLFVDEFNRTRVNHLIVRADGVQVQDAYDMATRGWPELPANAVADALNGDFDLRPRGGVALHIGGQTLEAIP is encoded by the coding sequence ATGCCCGCTTCTGTCCCTGCACCATCCTCCGCATCCTTGATGAAGGATCGCCTGTTGTTCAGCGTCTTGGGGAGCGGACTGGCGTTGGCGCTGTGGGGGTTGGGCGAGAACTGGAACCATTCGGCCTGGCCCCGGGGTGCATTTCTGGCGGCATTCACATTTGTATCGGTCTATGCGGCGGTGGTTCTTGCGCTGATTGGCCCGGTGTCCATGGGGCGGGCGCTAATCGGTGCCGGGCTGATTGCTGTACCGGCGACGGTTCTGGTGTCCTTGGGGGGGCAACGATATGTCGATCCGATGCAGCTGCTTGATCGGGCACCGGCCCTGACAGTCACGGTGCTTCTTGTCTATCTCGCAACCCCCTTCCTCTCGGTGATCCTGCGCAATCGCAGCGCCTGGCGGGATTACGCACTGCTGTTTGATACAGCCTGGTCCTTTAGCACGCGCTATCTGTTGGCCTGGATCCTGGTGTCGGTGTTCTGGTTGCTGGTGTTTTTGTCGGATGCGCTGATGAATCTGATCGGCATTGATCTGATTGAACGGCTCTTGGACTCTGAATGGGTGGTGTTCGGTCTCAGCGGAGGTGTTTTGGGGCTCGGGCTCGCGGTTGTGTACGAGCTGCGCCAAACCCTGTCTCCTTTTGTCGTGCTGCGGATGTTCCGCATGCTTGTGCCCTTTGTGTTGGTGATCGTCGCGCTCTTTCTCGCTGCCTTGCCGTTTCGGGGGCTTTCGCAATTGTTTGGCGCGGTGTCCTCGGCTGGAACGCTGATGTCGGTGTGCATCTCGGCAATATGTCTGATTTCGATTGCCGTGGATCGGGATGACGATGCCCGGGTGTCGTCGGCGGGGCTCAACCTTGCAACACGGGGGCTGGCAATTCTGCTGCCCGGGTTGGCGGGGCTGGCGATCTGGGCGATTGCGATCCGGGTGGCCCAATATGGATGGACGCCGGATCGCGTTTTGGCAGCGGTGTTTTCCATCGTCCTGGGGCTGTATGGGGCCGGCTATGCCGGGGCCTCACTGATCAACCGTCGCTGGACCGGACTCATTCGTGGATGGAATGTGATCATGGCCTTTGGTGTCATGACAGTATCGGCGGCGTGGCTGACGCCGGTACTGGATGCCAACCGGATCAGCACGAACAGCCAGATCACCAGGTTTTCTGCCGGTGAGTTGACGACGCAACAACTGGCCCTGTGGGCAATGCAACATGATTGGGGCACTGCCGGGCAGGCGGGTTTGGCCCGACTCGAGGCGTTGGTTGATCATCCGGAACACGCCCAATTGGTCCAAAGCATCGAGGTCGTGCAGACGCAGCCCGACAAATATCGGTTTGAACAGACATTGATTGACCAGCGTGCACCCGAAGAACTGGCCCAACTCGTCGCTGCAATGCCTGTCCGCCCTGAAAATAGCCCCCTGAGTGTTGCGGATCTGTCCGGGTTGCCAGAGTTCCGCCGGACGCAATGGCTGACGGCCTGTACACAGATCAGGCCCGAAGGCACACCAGGCTGTGTTATGATCCGGGGACAGTTTTTGCCGGGGTCAGAAGAACAGGCGATGGTCCTGTTTGTGGATGAATTCAATCGAACCAGGGTCAACCATCTGATTGTTCGCGCGGACGGCGTCCAGGTTCAGGATGCGTATGACATGGCAACCCGTGGTTGGCCTGAACTGCCTGCAAACGCAGTGGCCGATGCGTTGAACGGCGACTTTGACCTGCGCCCGCGCGGCGGCGTTGCCTTGCATATCGGTGGCCAGACGCTCGAGGCCATCCCCTGA
- a CDS encoding heme NO-binding domain-containing protein: MHGLINKAIQSFVCNTYGQERWHTVMDRAGLGFTDFEAMLIYEDEQSQKVLAELGRELGRPLDEILEDMGTFLVSHPQLEALRRLLRFGGVTYVEFLHSLDDLPDRARLAVSDLHLPAMELREYASDQFTLTCHPGLPGFCSVMVGVLRAMADDYGALAMLDLNPSGGQTDVISITLIETAFAEGRSFELGARAG, translated from the coding sequence ATGCACGGTCTGATCAACAAGGCCATACAATCTTTTGTATGCAACACATATGGGCAGGAACGATGGCACACGGTGATGGACCGTGCCGGCCTGGGATTCACCGATTTTGAGGCGATGCTGATCTATGAAGATGAGCAGTCACAAAAAGTGCTCGCTGAACTGGGGCGCGAATTGGGTCGACCGTTGGATGAAATCCTGGAGGATATGGGAACCTTTCTGGTATCCCATCCCCAGCTTGAAGCGCTGCGTCGTCTATTGCGGTTTGGAGGGGTGACTTATGTCGAATTCCTGCATTCGCTGGATGATCTGCCTGATCGCGCACGGTTGGCAGTGTCGGATTTGCATCTTCCCGCCATGGAACTGAGGGAATATGCATCAGATCAATTCACGTTGACCTGCCACCCCGGATTGCCGGGGTTTTGCAGCGTCATGGTGGGCGTTCTGCGTGCCATGGCCGATGACTATGGTGCGTTGGCCATGCTGGACCTGAACCCATCGGGCGGGCAAACCGATGTGATTTCCATAACTTTGATTGAAACCGCGTTTGCAGAAGGCCGCAGCTTTGAACTGGGGGCCCGGGCAGGATGA
- a CDS encoding GGDEF domain-containing protein has product MISSPEFAKILDCICPMYVMLDETGHMLRVGPTLQKLRPQSLMPGQRFLEVFELNRPRSIDRMETLMSTAGAKLHLCFRDQPRTSLKGVLVPLPEEKGALVNLSFGISVLDAVRDYALTSADFSATDLTIELLYLVEAKSAAMEASRTLNLRLQDAMIAAEEQAFTDTLTGLKNRRAMDHILDRTISKSNCFAVMNLDLDYFKTVNDTLGHAAGDHVLEHVAQVMIAETRQSDTVARVGGDEFVLLFDGLQDRDILDRIASRLINQLEEPIFFNGQVCRISASIGTALSVPDQKTEAAVLLHQADVALYAAKNAGRAQHFFYDPSLEETEEQKTVAN; this is encoded by the coding sequence ATGATTTCGTCGCCGGAATTCGCCAAGATCCTTGATTGTATCTGTCCAATGTATGTCATGCTGGACGAGACGGGCCATATGCTGCGCGTAGGGCCCACCTTGCAAAAGCTGAGACCACAAAGCCTGATGCCAGGCCAGCGGTTCCTGGAAGTGTTCGAATTGAACCGTCCCCGGTCGATTGACCGTATGGAAACCTTGATGTCCACGGCCGGGGCCAAGCTACACCTGTGTTTCAGAGATCAACCCAGAACAAGCCTGAAAGGGGTGTTGGTTCCCTTGCCAGAGGAAAAGGGAGCTTTGGTCAATCTGTCTTTTGGTATTTCGGTGCTGGACGCGGTGCGTGACTATGCGCTGACCAGCGCCGATTTTTCGGCAACGGATCTGACCATTGAACTGTTGTATCTGGTCGAGGCAAAGTCGGCGGCAATGGAAGCATCGCGAACGTTGAACCTGCGTTTGCAGGACGCCATGATTGCGGCAGAGGAACAGGCCTTTACGGATACGCTGACCGGGTTGAAGAACCGCCGCGCCATGGACCACATTCTGGATCGCACGATTTCCAAATCAAATTGCTTTGCCGTAATGAACCTGGATCTGGACTATTTCAAGACGGTCAATGATACGCTGGGTCATGCTGCTGGGGATCATGTGCTGGAACATGTGGCGCAGGTCATGATCGCGGAAACGCGCCAATCGGATACTGTTGCACGGGTGGGCGGTGATGAATTCGTTCTGTTGTTCGACGGTTTGCAGGACCGGGACATCCTGGACAGGATTGCAAGCCGTCTGATCAATCAACTGGAAGAGCCGATTTTCTTTAATGGTCAGGTCTGTCGGATCTCGGCCAGCATCGGCACTGCGCTGTCGGTTCCGGACCAAAAGACCGAAGCGGCCGTTCTCTTGCACCAGGCGGATGTCGCATTATACGCGGCCAAGAATGCAGGGCGGGCGCAGCATTTCTTTTATGACCCGTCGCTGGAGGAAACCGAAGAGCAGAAGACGGTGGCGAATTAG